From Oncorhynchus tshawytscha isolate Ot180627B linkage group LG11, Otsh_v2.0, whole genome shotgun sequence, the proteins below share one genomic window:
- the LOC112261739 gene encoding ataxin-3 isoform X3, translating into MESIFHEKQEGSLCAQHCLNNLLQGEYFTPVDLSSIAHQLDEEERMRMAEGGMGSEEYRTFLQQPSGNMDDSGFFSIQVISNALSVWGLELILFNSREYQSLMINPINEKAFICNYKEHWFTIRKLGQQWFNLNSLLTGPELISDTYLALFLAQLQQEGYSIFVIRGNLPECDAEQILGIMKVQQQQRPKLIGEDEAQSSSGMGRSSGQGSVLEAGPGVVEGVVDEDEEELRKALALSRQGMEVEDEEADLRRAIQLSMQGAVVSNTSMPKGGLVAKTTSSGQAPGSTTGGAPLSEKLSAEELRRRRQAYFDRQSQQLAQPTSPQQPTESTGPGKSGTEEDAQAKRSQ; encoded by the exons ATGGAGTCCATCTTTCATGAGAAA caagaGGGCTCCCTGTGTGCTCAGCATTGCCTTAACAACCTTCTGCAAGGCGAATATTTTACCCCCGTGGACCTGTCGTCCATCGCCCATCaactggatgaagaggaaaggaTGAGGATGGCGGAGGGTGGTATGGGTAGTGAGGAGTACAGAACCTTTTTACAG CAGCCATCTGGTAACATGGATGACAGTGGTTTCTTTTCTATACAA GTTATCAGCAATGCATTATCAGTGTGGGGTTTGGAGCTGATCCTCTTCAACAGCCGAGAATACCAGAGCCTTATGATAAACCCAAT AAATGAAAAGGCATTCATATGCAACTACAAGGAGCACTGGTTTACAATCCGAAAACTTGGGCAACAG TGGTTTAATTTGAATTCATTGTTGACTGGACCAGAGCTGATATCAGACACATACCTAGCCCTCTTCCTTGCACAGTTACAACAAGAAG GGTATTCCATATTTGTGATCCGAGGAAATCTCCCGGAGTGTGATGCAGAGCAGATTCTGGGGATCATGAAGGTGCAGCAGCAACAGAGACCCAAGCTGATTGGAGAGGACGAGGCTCAGTCGAGTAGTGGCATGGG CAGATCATCAGGGCAGGGTAGTGTGCTGGAGGCAGGCCCTGGTGTGGTAGAGGGGGTggtggatgaggatgaggaggagctgAGGAAGGCCCTGGCCCTGAGTAGACAGGGAATGGAGGTGGAGGATGAAGAGGCTGATCTTCGCAGGGCCATACAGCTCAGCATGCAGG GGGCAGTAGTGAGCAATACGTCAATGCCAAAAGGGGGACTTGTTGCTAAAACGACATCGTCCGGCCAGGCACCAGGGAGTACTACAGGAGGAGCACCTCTGAGTGAGAAACTCTCAGCTGAGGAACTGCGACGGAGGAGACAAGCCTACTTTGACAG ACAGTCCCAACAGCTGGCTCAGCCCACTTCACCTCAACAACCAACAGAAAGCACAG GACCCGGGAAAAGTGGCACAGAGGAAGATGCACAAGCCAAACGCAGCCAGTGA
- the LOC112261739 gene encoding ataxin-3 isoform X5: MESIFHEKQEGSLCAQHCLNNLLQGEYFTPVDLSSIAHQLDEEERMRMAEGGMGSEEYRTFLQQPSGNMDDSGFFSIQVISNALSVWGLELILFNSREYQSLMINPINEKAFICNYKEHWFTIRKLGQQWFNLNSLLTGPELISDTYLALFLAQLQQEGYSIFVIRGNLPECDAEQILGIMKVQQQQRPKLIGEDEAQSSSGMGRSSGQGSVLEAGPGVVEGVVDEDEEELRKALALSRQGMEVEDEEADLRRAIQLSMQGKALLGAVVSNTSMPKGGLVAKTTSSGQAPGSTTGGAPLSEKLSAEELRRRRQAYFDR; the protein is encoded by the exons ATGGAGTCCATCTTTCATGAGAAA caagaGGGCTCCCTGTGTGCTCAGCATTGCCTTAACAACCTTCTGCAAGGCGAATATTTTACCCCCGTGGACCTGTCGTCCATCGCCCATCaactggatgaagaggaaaggaTGAGGATGGCGGAGGGTGGTATGGGTAGTGAGGAGTACAGAACCTTTTTACAG CAGCCATCTGGTAACATGGATGACAGTGGTTTCTTTTCTATACAA GTTATCAGCAATGCATTATCAGTGTGGGGTTTGGAGCTGATCCTCTTCAACAGCCGAGAATACCAGAGCCTTATGATAAACCCAAT AAATGAAAAGGCATTCATATGCAACTACAAGGAGCACTGGTTTACAATCCGAAAACTTGGGCAACAG TGGTTTAATTTGAATTCATTGTTGACTGGACCAGAGCTGATATCAGACACATACCTAGCCCTCTTCCTTGCACAGTTACAACAAGAAG GGTATTCCATATTTGTGATCCGAGGAAATCTCCCGGAGTGTGATGCAGAGCAGATTCTGGGGATCATGAAGGTGCAGCAGCAACAGAGACCCAAGCTGATTGGAGAGGACGAGGCTCAGTCGAGTAGTGGCATGGG CAGATCATCAGGGCAGGGTAGTGTGCTGGAGGCAGGCCCTGGTGTGGTAGAGGGGGTggtggatgaggatgaggaggagctgAGGAAGGCCCTGGCCCTGAGTAGACAGGGAATGGAGGTGGAGGATGAAGAGGCTGATCTTCGCAGGGCCATACAGCTCAGCATGCAGGGTAAGGCTTTATTGG GGGCAGTAGTGAGCAATACGTCAATGCCAAAAGGGGGACTTGTTGCTAAAACGACATCGTCCGGCCAGGCACCAGGGAGTACTACAGGAGGAGCACCTCTGAGTGAGAAACTCTCAGCTGAGGAACTGCGACGGAGGAGACAAGCCTACTTTGACAGGTAA
- the LOC112261739 gene encoding ataxin-3 isoform X2, with amino-acid sequence MESIFHEKQEGSLCAQHCLNNLLQGEYFTPVDLSSIAHQLDEEERMRMAEGGMGSEEYRTFLQQPSGNMDDSGFFSIQVISNALSVWGLELILFNSREYQSLMINPINEKAFICNYKEHWFTIRKLGQQWFNLNSLLTGPELISDTYLALFLAQLQQEGYSIFVIRGNLPECDAEQILGIMKVQQQQRPKLIGEDEAQSSSGMGRSSGQGSVLEAGPGVVEGVVDEDEEELRKALALSRQGMEVEDEEADLRRAIQLSMQGKALLVVSNTSMPKGGLVAKTTSSGQAPGSTTGGAPLSEKLSAEELRRRRQAYFDRQSQQLAQPTSPQQPTESTGPGKSGTEEDAQAKRSQ; translated from the exons ATGGAGTCCATCTTTCATGAGAAA caagaGGGCTCCCTGTGTGCTCAGCATTGCCTTAACAACCTTCTGCAAGGCGAATATTTTACCCCCGTGGACCTGTCGTCCATCGCCCATCaactggatgaagaggaaaggaTGAGGATGGCGGAGGGTGGTATGGGTAGTGAGGAGTACAGAACCTTTTTACAG CAGCCATCTGGTAACATGGATGACAGTGGTTTCTTTTCTATACAA GTTATCAGCAATGCATTATCAGTGTGGGGTTTGGAGCTGATCCTCTTCAACAGCCGAGAATACCAGAGCCTTATGATAAACCCAAT AAATGAAAAGGCATTCATATGCAACTACAAGGAGCACTGGTTTACAATCCGAAAACTTGGGCAACAG TGGTTTAATTTGAATTCATTGTTGACTGGACCAGAGCTGATATCAGACACATACCTAGCCCTCTTCCTTGCACAGTTACAACAAGAAG GGTATTCCATATTTGTGATCCGAGGAAATCTCCCGGAGTGTGATGCAGAGCAGATTCTGGGGATCATGAAGGTGCAGCAGCAACAGAGACCCAAGCTGATTGGAGAGGACGAGGCTCAGTCGAGTAGTGGCATGGG CAGATCATCAGGGCAGGGTAGTGTGCTGGAGGCAGGCCCTGGTGTGGTAGAGGGGGTggtggatgaggatgaggaggagctgAGGAAGGCCCTGGCCCTGAGTAGACAGGGAATGGAGGTGGAGGATGAAGAGGCTGATCTTCGCAGGGCCATACAGCTCAGCATGCAGGGTAAGGCTTTATTGG TAGTGAGCAATACGTCAATGCCAAAAGGGGGACTTGTTGCTAAAACGACATCGTCCGGCCAGGCACCAGGGAGTACTACAGGAGGAGCACCTCTGAGTGAGAAACTCTCAGCTGAGGAACTGCGACGGAGGAGACAAGCCTACTTTGACAG ACAGTCCCAACAGCTGGCTCAGCCCACTTCACCTCAACAACCAACAGAAAGCACAG GACCCGGGAAAAGTGGCACAGAGGAAGATGCACAAGCCAAACGCAGCCAGTGA
- the LOC112261739 gene encoding ataxin-3 isoform X1, which produces MESIFHEKQEGSLCAQHCLNNLLQGEYFTPVDLSSIAHQLDEEERMRMAEGGMGSEEYRTFLQQPSGNMDDSGFFSIQVISNALSVWGLELILFNSREYQSLMINPINEKAFICNYKEHWFTIRKLGQQWFNLNSLLTGPELISDTYLALFLAQLQQEGYSIFVIRGNLPECDAEQILGIMKVQQQQRPKLIGEDEAQSSSGMGRSSGQGSVLEAGPGVVEGVVDEDEEELRKALALSRQGMEVEDEEADLRRAIQLSMQGKALLGAVVSNTSMPKGGLVAKTTSSGQAPGSTTGGAPLSEKLSAEELRRRRQAYFDRQSQQLAQPTSPQQPTESTGPGKSGTEEDAQAKRSQ; this is translated from the exons ATGGAGTCCATCTTTCATGAGAAA caagaGGGCTCCCTGTGTGCTCAGCATTGCCTTAACAACCTTCTGCAAGGCGAATATTTTACCCCCGTGGACCTGTCGTCCATCGCCCATCaactggatgaagaggaaaggaTGAGGATGGCGGAGGGTGGTATGGGTAGTGAGGAGTACAGAACCTTTTTACAG CAGCCATCTGGTAACATGGATGACAGTGGTTTCTTTTCTATACAA GTTATCAGCAATGCATTATCAGTGTGGGGTTTGGAGCTGATCCTCTTCAACAGCCGAGAATACCAGAGCCTTATGATAAACCCAAT AAATGAAAAGGCATTCATATGCAACTACAAGGAGCACTGGTTTACAATCCGAAAACTTGGGCAACAG TGGTTTAATTTGAATTCATTGTTGACTGGACCAGAGCTGATATCAGACACATACCTAGCCCTCTTCCTTGCACAGTTACAACAAGAAG GGTATTCCATATTTGTGATCCGAGGAAATCTCCCGGAGTGTGATGCAGAGCAGATTCTGGGGATCATGAAGGTGCAGCAGCAACAGAGACCCAAGCTGATTGGAGAGGACGAGGCTCAGTCGAGTAGTGGCATGGG CAGATCATCAGGGCAGGGTAGTGTGCTGGAGGCAGGCCCTGGTGTGGTAGAGGGGGTggtggatgaggatgaggaggagctgAGGAAGGCCCTGGCCCTGAGTAGACAGGGAATGGAGGTGGAGGATGAAGAGGCTGATCTTCGCAGGGCCATACAGCTCAGCATGCAGGGTAAGGCTTTATTGG GGGCAGTAGTGAGCAATACGTCAATGCCAAAAGGGGGACTTGTTGCTAAAACGACATCGTCCGGCCAGGCACCAGGGAGTACTACAGGAGGAGCACCTCTGAGTGAGAAACTCTCAGCTGAGGAACTGCGACGGAGGAGACAAGCCTACTTTGACAG ACAGTCCCAACAGCTGGCTCAGCCCACTTCACCTCAACAACCAACAGAAAGCACAG GACCCGGGAAAAGTGGCACAGAGGAAGATGCACAAGCCAAACGCAGCCAGTGA
- the LOC112261739 gene encoding ataxin-3 isoform X4, whose translation MESIFHEKQEGSLCAQHCLNNLLQGEYFTPVDLSSIAHQLDEEERMRMAEGGMGSEEYRTFLQQPSGNMDDSGFFSIQVISNALSVWGLELILFNSREYQSLMINPINEKAFICNYKEHWFTIRKLGQQWFNLNSLLTGPELISDTYLALFLAQLQQEGYSIFVIRGNLPECDAEQILGIMKVQQQQRPKLIGEDEAQSSSGMGRSSGQGSVLEAGPGVVEGVVDEDEEELRKALALSRQGMEVEDEEADLRRAIQLSMQVVSNTSMPKGGLVAKTTSSGQAPGSTTGGAPLSEKLSAEELRRRRQAYFDRQSQQLAQPTSPQQPTESTGPGKSGTEEDAQAKRSQ comes from the exons ATGGAGTCCATCTTTCATGAGAAA caagaGGGCTCCCTGTGTGCTCAGCATTGCCTTAACAACCTTCTGCAAGGCGAATATTTTACCCCCGTGGACCTGTCGTCCATCGCCCATCaactggatgaagaggaaaggaTGAGGATGGCGGAGGGTGGTATGGGTAGTGAGGAGTACAGAACCTTTTTACAG CAGCCATCTGGTAACATGGATGACAGTGGTTTCTTTTCTATACAA GTTATCAGCAATGCATTATCAGTGTGGGGTTTGGAGCTGATCCTCTTCAACAGCCGAGAATACCAGAGCCTTATGATAAACCCAAT AAATGAAAAGGCATTCATATGCAACTACAAGGAGCACTGGTTTACAATCCGAAAACTTGGGCAACAG TGGTTTAATTTGAATTCATTGTTGACTGGACCAGAGCTGATATCAGACACATACCTAGCCCTCTTCCTTGCACAGTTACAACAAGAAG GGTATTCCATATTTGTGATCCGAGGAAATCTCCCGGAGTGTGATGCAGAGCAGATTCTGGGGATCATGAAGGTGCAGCAGCAACAGAGACCCAAGCTGATTGGAGAGGACGAGGCTCAGTCGAGTAGTGGCATGGG CAGATCATCAGGGCAGGGTAGTGTGCTGGAGGCAGGCCCTGGTGTGGTAGAGGGGGTggtggatgaggatgaggaggagctgAGGAAGGCCCTGGCCCTGAGTAGACAGGGAATGGAGGTGGAGGATGAAGAGGCTGATCTTCGCAGGGCCATACAGCTCAGCATGCAGG TAGTGAGCAATACGTCAATGCCAAAAGGGGGACTTGTTGCTAAAACGACATCGTCCGGCCAGGCACCAGGGAGTACTACAGGAGGAGCACCTCTGAGTGAGAAACTCTCAGCTGAGGAACTGCGACGGAGGAGACAAGCCTACTTTGACAG ACAGTCCCAACAGCTGGCTCAGCCCACTTCACCTCAACAACCAACAGAAAGCACAG GACCCGGGAAAAGTGGCACAGAGGAAGATGCACAAGCCAAACGCAGCCAGTGA
- the LOC112261739 gene encoding ataxin-3 isoform X6 translates to MRMAEGGMGSEEYRTFLQQPSGNMDDSGFFSIQVISNALSVWGLELILFNSREYQSLMINPINEKAFICNYKEHWFTIRKLGQQWFNLNSLLTGPELISDTYLALFLAQLQQEGYSIFVIRGNLPECDAEQILGIMKVQQQQRPKLIGEDEAQSSSGMGRSSGQGSVLEAGPGVVEGVVDEDEEELRKALALSRQGMEVEDEEADLRRAIQLSMQGKALLGAVVSNTSMPKGGLVAKTTSSGQAPGSTTGGAPLSEKLSAEELRRRRQAYFDRQSQQLAQPTSPQQPTESTGPGKSGTEEDAQAKRSQ, encoded by the exons aTGAGGATGGCGGAGGGTGGTATGGGTAGTGAGGAGTACAGAACCTTTTTACAG CAGCCATCTGGTAACATGGATGACAGTGGTTTCTTTTCTATACAA GTTATCAGCAATGCATTATCAGTGTGGGGTTTGGAGCTGATCCTCTTCAACAGCCGAGAATACCAGAGCCTTATGATAAACCCAAT AAATGAAAAGGCATTCATATGCAACTACAAGGAGCACTGGTTTACAATCCGAAAACTTGGGCAACAG TGGTTTAATTTGAATTCATTGTTGACTGGACCAGAGCTGATATCAGACACATACCTAGCCCTCTTCCTTGCACAGTTACAACAAGAAG GGTATTCCATATTTGTGATCCGAGGAAATCTCCCGGAGTGTGATGCAGAGCAGATTCTGGGGATCATGAAGGTGCAGCAGCAACAGAGACCCAAGCTGATTGGAGAGGACGAGGCTCAGTCGAGTAGTGGCATGGG CAGATCATCAGGGCAGGGTAGTGTGCTGGAGGCAGGCCCTGGTGTGGTAGAGGGGGTggtggatgaggatgaggaggagctgAGGAAGGCCCTGGCCCTGAGTAGACAGGGAATGGAGGTGGAGGATGAAGAGGCTGATCTTCGCAGGGCCATACAGCTCAGCATGCAGGGTAAGGCTTTATTGG GGGCAGTAGTGAGCAATACGTCAATGCCAAAAGGGGGACTTGTTGCTAAAACGACATCGTCCGGCCAGGCACCAGGGAGTACTACAGGAGGAGCACCTCTGAGTGAGAAACTCTCAGCTGAGGAACTGCGACGGAGGAGACAAGCCTACTTTGACAG ACAGTCCCAACAGCTGGCTCAGCCCACTTCACCTCAACAACCAACAGAAAGCACAG GACCCGGGAAAAGTGGCACAGAGGAAGATGCACAAGCCAAACGCAGCCAGTGA